AATTTGTGCGTAAGGCTAGAAATTTAGCAAGTACATACCAATTTTTTTATTATTTTATTAAATCATTTAGTCACTTTAATTTAATATTGCTCTGGCAGCTTTTTTCACATAGATTTTTCAGGTTAATGATACCGTTTTTATTAATTCTGACATTTGCAAGTAATATTTTTATGCTTGGTAATAATTTTTATGGAATATTTTTTCTAATGCAGATTATTTTTTATATAACGGCTTTATTTGGATGGTTGTTTAAAAACCGAAGTTTTTTATTAGATGTTCCTTGTATGTTTTGTGTTATGAATACAGCAGCAATAGTCGGTCTTTACCGGTTTTTATTGAAAAAGCAGAAAGCAGCTTGGGTAAAAGCCGATACTGTTTCATAATTTTTAATATTATAAACAAGGAGAATATATGAATTGGAAAAAACAAAAAGTTGTTGTTACCGGGGCAAGCGGGTTTATCGGAAGCCATTTAACCGAGTATCTTGTCAGTCTTGGTGCGAAGGTTACGGTTTTGCTTGAATATACCCCATATAATGATTTAGGTTCTCTTAAATTTTTGCCCCGTAATATTCTCTCAAAAATAGAACAAGTTCCAGGGGATATACGCGACCCGGAGGTAATAAAAAAGCTTTTGCAAAAGAAAGATATAGTTTTTCATCTCGCGGCATTAATTGGCATTCCATATTCATTCCAAAATCCAAGGGAAGTAGTTGAGGTTAATACAATGGGCACTTTAAATATACTTCTTGCTGCAAGAGATGCGAGGATCAAGAAAATTGTTGTTACTTCAACATCTGAAGTTTATGGTACCGCTTTATATACTCCGATAGATGAAAAACACCCTTTACAGGCACAGTCGCCTTATTCAGCAAGTAAAATATCTGCTGATAAAATAGCGGAATCTTTTTATAAAACATACAATATTCCGGTGGCGGTAATAAGGCCGTTTAATACATACGGTCCGAGACAATCAGACAGGGCAATTATCCCAACGATTATTATCCAGGCGTTAAAGAAAGATGTTGTAAAAATTGGTTCAACAACGCCGCGAAGAGATTTGAATTTTGTGTCTGATACGGTTAAGGGATTTATAAAAATTGCTGAATCGGAAAAAT
This genomic interval from Elusimicrobiota bacterium contains the following:
- a CDS encoding SDR family NAD(P)-dependent oxidoreductase, which gives rise to MNWKKQKVVVTGASGFIGSHLTEYLVSLGAKVTVLLEYTPYNDLGSLKFLPRNILSKIEQVPGDIRDPEVIKKLLQKKDIVFHLAALIGIPYSFQNPREVVEVNTMGTLNILLAARDARIKKIVVTSTSEVYGTALYTPIDEKHPLQAQSPYSASKISADKIAESFYKTYNIPVAVIRPFNTYGPRQSDRAIIPTIIIQALKKDVVKIGSTTPRRDLNFVSDTVKGFIKIAESEKSTGQVINIGAGKDISIGELAQIILSIMNKNIKIISSDERKRPQKSEVMQLLCGNSKAEKLIGWKPEISLRNGLIKTIQWIKNHPECYDPDKYQI